One Nocardia sp. BMG111209 DNA segment encodes these proteins:
- a CDS encoding HAD-IIA family hydrolase yields the protein MTRLREGFGALLLDLDGTLYRGNVVVPGAPEALSGESSAQILMYVTNNASRSATTVAEHLAEMGFRATEDDVVTSAQAAAHVLADRLEPGATVLVVGSDDLAAEIARVGLRPIRRFDSDRPDAVVQGHSPQTAWPDLAEASFALRAGALWVAANTDATLPLERGLAPGNGAMVAALRAATELEPIVAGKPYAPLLEDALTRAGTRSALVVGDRLDTDIDGAHCVGLPSLLVLTGVSTLTDLRKQPADRLPSYVSDTLDALNHPVAEVDPIDPDAGDLADELGELLRRHPGRAVPVAS from the coding sequence GTGACGCGGTTACGAGAAGGGTTCGGTGCGCTGCTGCTGGACCTCGACGGCACGTTGTACCGCGGGAACGTGGTCGTTCCCGGTGCGCCGGAAGCGCTTTCGGGTGAATCGAGCGCGCAGATCCTGATGTACGTCACCAACAACGCCAGCCGCTCGGCGACCACCGTCGCCGAGCACCTGGCCGAAATGGGTTTCCGCGCAACCGAAGACGACGTCGTCACCAGTGCTCAGGCGGCCGCGCACGTACTCGCGGATCGGCTGGAACCGGGGGCGACGGTGCTGGTCGTCGGATCCGACGATCTGGCCGCCGAGATCGCCCGTGTCGGTCTCCGGCCGATTCGGCGATTCGACTCCGATCGGCCCGATGCCGTGGTGCAGGGCCATTCCCCGCAGACGGCGTGGCCCGACCTCGCGGAGGCGTCGTTCGCCCTGCGCGCGGGCGCCCTGTGGGTGGCGGCGAACACCGATGCGACGCTTCCCCTGGAACGCGGTCTCGCACCCGGCAACGGCGCCATGGTGGCGGCGTTGCGGGCCGCGACCGAGCTCGAGCCGATCGTCGCGGGCAAGCCGTACGCACCCTTGCTCGAGGATGCCCTGACCCGCGCCGGCACACGGTCGGCGCTGGTGGTCGGCGACCGCCTCGACACCGATATCGACGGCGCCCACTGCGTCGGTCTGCCATCGCTACTGGTCCTCACCGGGGTCAGCACGCTCACCGATCTCCGCAAGCAACCCGCGGATCGGCTGCCGAGCTATGTCTCGGACACCCTCGACGCACTGAATCATCCTGTGGCAGAAGTGGACCCGATCGATCCCGATGCGGGCGACCTCGCCGACGAACTGGGCGAACTGCTCCGCCGCCACCCCGGACGCGCTGTCCCCGTGGCCTCCTGA
- a CDS encoding YdcF family protein — MRQLEKTDDASPRPGRGGPRPVGPMTIGAVAGLFVVLAAELLHRRASRRGFDSESAWAAAESDGTEAVVVLGYPARPDGRPHPMQRWRCRIAARSMDRDGHGIVVFTGGAVRRTQAEADVMARYARDELGIPADRIVTETRARSTWQNIEFSIPLIEHADRILLASDPMHAARARRYLRIQRPDLAARLVPAADYRPFEQWWFKVPTAAHELAAVARRRAGRILVRTVRADTAATPTPLTTMVSA; from the coding sequence ATGCGGCAACTGGAGAAGACGGATGACGCCTCCCCCCGGCCCGGGCGTGGCGGCCCACGGCCGGTCGGCCCGATGACGATCGGCGCGGTGGCCGGGTTGTTCGTTGTCCTCGCCGCCGAATTGTTGCACCGGCGCGCCTCGCGGCGGGGCTTCGACAGCGAATCGGCCTGGGCCGCTGCCGAATCCGACGGTACCGAGGCGGTCGTGGTGCTCGGTTATCCTGCCCGGCCCGACGGCCGCCCACATCCGATGCAACGCTGGCGGTGCCGCATCGCCGCGCGCTCGATGGATCGGGACGGCCACGGCATCGTGGTCTTCACCGGCGGCGCGGTACGCCGCACCCAGGCCGAGGCCGATGTGATGGCCCGCTACGCGCGCGACGAGCTGGGTATCCCCGCCGACCGCATCGTCACCGAGACCCGGGCCCGGAGTACCTGGCAGAACATCGAATTCAGCATCCCGCTGATCGAGCACGCGGACCGCATCCTGCTGGCGTCGGACCCGATGCACGCCGCTCGTGCCCGTCGCTACCTGCGGATCCAGCGACCCGACCTCGCCGCCCGTCTCGTTCCGGCCGCCGACTACCGTCCTTTCGAGCAGTGGTGGTTCAAGGTGCCGACGGCCGCACACGAACTGGCCGCCGTCGCACGTCGCCGCGCCGGGCGAATACTCGTCCGGACCGTCCGCGCCGACACCGCCGCGACGCCGACACCCCTCACGACCATGGTGTCGGCGTAA
- a CDS encoding TlyA family RNA methyltransferase, with amino-acid sequence MARRARVDAELVRRGLARSREHAVELIGAGRVLINGAVASKPATAVETATPLLVRDEPDEVQWASRGAHKLLGALEAFEPLGLSVGGKRCLDAGASTGGFTDVLLSRGAREVVAADVGYGQLIWRLRTDERVRVFDRTNVRTLTADAIEGPVELVVADLSFISLGLVLPALAQCCAPGADLLPMVKPQFEVGKQRVGSGGVVRDPALRAEAVRTVAAAAAELGLHTRGAVASPLPGPSGNVEYFLWLHRAEITSGDSGTAEIAELVQRAVEEGPQ; translated from the coding sequence GTGGCCAGGCGCGCACGGGTGGACGCGGAACTGGTTCGACGCGGTCTCGCGCGTTCACGGGAACACGCGGTCGAACTGATCGGCGCGGGCCGCGTCCTCATCAACGGCGCCGTCGCGTCGAAACCGGCGACCGCGGTGGAGACCGCCACGCCGCTGCTCGTCCGCGACGAACCGGACGAGGTGCAGTGGGCCTCCCGCGGTGCGCACAAACTCCTGGGCGCGCTCGAGGCCTTCGAACCGCTGGGATTGAGCGTCGGCGGTAAGCGGTGTCTCGACGCCGGCGCGTCCACGGGTGGTTTCACCGATGTGCTGCTGTCGCGCGGGGCCCGCGAGGTGGTGGCGGCGGACGTCGGGTACGGCCAGTTGATCTGGCGGCTGCGCACCGACGAGCGGGTGCGGGTGTTCGACCGTACCAACGTCCGCACCCTCACCGCGGACGCGATCGAGGGACCGGTGGAGCTGGTGGTGGCCGATCTCTCGTTCATCTCGCTCGGACTGGTGCTGCCCGCGCTGGCGCAATGCTGTGCGCCGGGCGCCGATCTGCTGCCGATGGTGAAACCGCAGTTCGAGGTCGGAAAACAGCGAGTAGGCTCCGGCGGTGTGGTGCGTGATCCGGCCCTGCGCGCCGAGGCGGTGCGCACGGTCGCGGCCGCGGCGGCGGAACTGGGGCTGCACACGCGCGGGGCGGTGGCGAGCCCGCTGCCCGGCCCGTCCGGCAATGTGGAGTATTTTCTCTGGCTGCACCGGGCGGAGATCACGTCCGGCGATTCCGGCACCGCCGAGATCGCCGAGCTGGTGCAACGGGCGGTGGAGGAGGGCCCACAGTGA